Within the Candidatus Saccharibacteria bacterium oral taxon 488 genome, the region GCCGCTGAAGCGCAGCTCTATCTGTCAAAGCAGATGTGGGAAGAGGCCAATCACTTCATGACGTTTGAATATATCATCGAGACGTTTCCGTTTGACCGTGAGGAAATTTATGCGGCGGGCTTTGGTAAGAAATCGTTGGCTGACAAGGCAGATTTCCAGAACAAGCACCTCGATGTCATGCTGGATCCAAACCTCGACATCTATACATTGGAGGGCAAAAAAGACTTTGTCCGCTCGCTGGTGGCCTATAACATTGTTCTTGAGGGTATCTGGTTCTACTCGGGCTTTATGGTTGGCATGAGCTTCCGTCAGCGCAACTTGCTGCGCAATGTCGGTACATTGCTGGACTGGATCACCAAGGATGAGAACTTGCACTTGACCTTTGGTATCAATTTGCTACTGACTATTTTGGACGAAAACCCAGAGCTGCAAACCCAGGAATTTGCCGAGGAAATTCGTGGGCTTATCCTGCAGGCGGTTGAGCTGGAAAAAGAATACAACAAGGACATGTTACCAAAGGGGATCTTGGGCCTAAACGCTGATTATGTCAATCAATACGTCATGCACATGACTGACCGGCGCTTGGTTGAACTTGGATTTGAGCCGGAGTACAACGTAGCCAACCCAGCCAAATGGATGGCCACCGCAAACGACACTTTGGAATTGGTCAATTTCTTTGAAAGCACTAACACCAGCTATGAAGTAAACACCACGAAGTAACTGCCATGGACAAAATTACAACAGATATTTTAGATACAGTTGAAATTGGCGCTTTGGCGACTGTTAATCGCGATCGCACGCCGTTAATCACGCCGCTCCACTTTGTACGTTATAAAAATGACAACATTATTTGGATTTCTGACCGACAGTCTCGCCATGCCGTTAATGCCTACCGCAGCGGTGTTGTAGAATTTGTAGTGTGGAATGATCAAAAGAGTGCTGTCTTTTTGACAACAAAGGTACGAGAGTTGCCAGAGGAAGAGGAGGCGGCGGCTTTGCAGGCGTATGCCAATAAGTTAGGCGACTTCATGCCGCGCGTGGAAAATAGGCAAATTTACATCATGCCAATTGGTAATCTTGATGAAAAAACTACAACAGGAAATTGGCTGCACTATGTTGCATAAACGCTACATGTAGCGTATTATAAGCATAAGCAGATACTAAATATATAGAAAGACAGGAACATGAACGCAAGTCAAATTATTTCTGACGACATGACTTTGGAAGAAAAATTGAATGCCATTGATGCGGCGATGCAGGCAGCGCAGGCGGTGGCCGACGAGCAGGCAAAGAAGTCTGGCGGCATTGCGGCGCCACTCGATCCCGCAAGTTTGACAGTGTGTGACGGTTGTGAATAAAACAACAGAGGTGTCAATTCGACGCCTCTTTTGATAGGTTGGAGAAGTGATGACAAAGAGATATATTTTTGTAACCGGTGGGGTATTGTCTGGTGTTGGCAAGGGCATCACGGCGGCGAGTATCGGCGCGGTATTGCAGGCCAAAGGCATCGCCGTGTCGGCACAAAAGTGCGATCCGTATCTGAATGTTGATGCTGGACTATTGAACCCAAAAGAGCATGGCGAGTGCTTTGTGACCAAGGACGGTGCCGAGACCGATTTGGATTTGGGTCATTACGAGCGGTTTTTGGATTTGGAACTGACGCGGAAAAACACCACACTGTCGGGCCGGCTGCTGCGCGA harbors:
- a CDS encoding ribonucleotide-diphosphate reductase subunit beta, translating into MADYQHPKQGILGSGLRDGLSLHPIRYPWAYDLYNQAVANTWFPNEVQLVQDLADFEKLSDEEKHALKTVISYLNPNELLINKSLAFGIYPYVNAAEAQLYLSKQMWEEANHFMTFEYIIETFPFDREEIYAAGFGKKSLADKADFQNKHLDVMLDPNLDIYTLEGKKDFVRSLVAYNIVLEGIWFYSGFMVGMSFRQRNLLRNVGTLLDWITKDENLHLTFGINLLLTILDENPELQTQEFAEEIRGLILQAVELEKEYNKDMLPKGILGLNADYVNQYVMHMTDRRLVELGFEPEYNVANPAKWMATANDTLELVNFFESTNTSYEVNTTK